A genomic region of Streptosporangium lutulentum contains the following coding sequences:
- a CDS encoding ABC transporter permease yields the protein MSAFLAALRVSRRGALRAKGRSALIMVMIGLPVLVITGLLTFSATASLTPQERLTANLGAADVRIRTTETRGGLEQDFQGECCPSGAGPASTTPWTSVELAELLGPGARLLPANEGSADFRSRDERGHVGVRELDLRDPLTTGMYRLVRGRFPASAQEIAVTPAMLERGARLGAPLAVMREERPLRVVGVIEHPHQTDSSEIVALPGTLLLDRRDGHGAGWLADTAGPITWSDVQRLNAVGLLVTSRAVIEDPPAVDAMYRGSTEVNELVGIGTAAVMIVLEVVLLAGPAFAVGIRRRRRELALIAAQGGSPGHLRMIVLADGVVLGGGAAVIGLALGVGLASLSAALEAGRLIGGVGPLEIPWVSVAAVALLGAGSGIIAALVPAVQAARQDVASVLGGRRGEVRDRVGRPVLGLILLIAGMAAVVFAVRIDQAWVIAAALLAQLGLVALAPRLVKEAARLAARLPLPFRLAARDASRHRGRTASAVAAVMTAAAAVVAVGIAGNSDFAARRDAFQAAVPAGTTMIKAGGLADDQWAGLRAATERKLRGVPLIEAAEIRNTRGATLQLTPLRTSGSRLRFFGHSGGPRYLPIGDERLLTFVQGRRDPVASAALASGKAVVFDPDLVQDGQLALLASSFSAEEETVKITIPAVVARAADPQYAIAVLPVSVVRGTGLETRPGSLYIDPISYRPTPQQELELVWDLRKVAPGVGIQVEGGFQENIDPQLWLLLGAALVLVLGGTFVATGLAAADMRPDLATMSAVGAPSGTRRLVVAGQACFIAGLGVLIGAVAGSMTGVALLWSTMKDRMLGYETVLTPTSHTESFPELTTVEIPWLFLAAVVIGLPVLAALVAGAFTRTRVELTRRPT from the coding sequence ATGAGCGCCTTCCTCGCCGCCCTGCGCGTCTCCCGCCGGGGCGCCTTGCGTGCCAAGGGACGCAGCGCGCTGATCATGGTGATGATCGGCCTGCCCGTCCTCGTCATCACGGGACTCCTGACCTTCTCCGCGACCGCGAGTCTCACTCCACAAGAGCGCCTCACCGCGAACCTCGGAGCGGCCGACGTCCGTATCAGGACGACGGAGACCCGCGGCGGGCTGGAACAGGACTTCCAAGGCGAGTGCTGCCCATCCGGTGCCGGTCCCGCCTCCACCACGCCGTGGACATCGGTGGAGCTGGCGGAACTCCTCGGACCCGGAGCCCGGCTCCTTCCCGCGAACGAGGGCAGCGCCGACTTCCGGAGCCGGGACGAGCGCGGCCATGTGGGCGTGCGCGAGCTGGACCTGCGAGATCCCCTGACGACGGGCATGTATCGCCTGGTGAGGGGCCGCTTCCCGGCCTCGGCCCAGGAGATCGCGGTGACCCCCGCGATGCTGGAGAGGGGAGCCCGCCTCGGCGCGCCGCTGGCCGTCATGCGGGAGGAGAGGCCGCTGCGAGTCGTCGGAGTGATCGAGCATCCGCACCAGACCGACAGCTCGGAGATCGTGGCACTGCCCGGCACCCTGCTCCTCGACAGGCGGGACGGTCACGGTGCCGGCTGGCTGGCCGACACCGCGGGGCCGATCACGTGGTCTGACGTCCAGCGGCTGAACGCCGTCGGGCTTCTGGTCACGTCCCGTGCCGTCATCGAGGATCCCCCCGCTGTCGACGCGATGTACCGCGGTTCGACCGAGGTGAACGAGCTCGTCGGGATCGGAACCGCGGCGGTCATGATCGTGCTGGAGGTGGTGCTGCTCGCCGGTCCCGCCTTCGCCGTCGGGATCCGGCGGCGCCGCCGCGAGCTCGCGCTCATCGCCGCGCAGGGGGGCTCCCCGGGGCATCTGCGCATGATCGTTCTTGCCGACGGCGTCGTCCTCGGCGGCGGTGCGGCGGTGATCGGACTGGCCCTCGGCGTCGGCCTGGCGTCGCTCTCGGCCGCGCTGGAGGCAGGCCGGCTGATCGGAGGCGTCGGTCCACTGGAGATCCCCTGGGTTTCGGTGGCGGCCGTCGCCCTGCTCGGCGCGGGTAGCGGGATCATCGCGGCCCTGGTGCCGGCCGTGCAGGCCGCCCGGCAGGACGTGGCGTCGGTGCTCGGCGGGCGCAGAGGCGAGGTGCGCGATCGGGTGGGGCGTCCCGTGCTGGGCCTGATCCTGCTCATCGCCGGGATGGCGGCCGTCGTGTTCGCCGTCAGGATCGATCAGGCCTGGGTCATCGCCGCCGCCCTCCTCGCTCAGCTCGGCCTGGTCGCGCTGGCGCCAAGGCTGGTCAAGGAAGCCGCGCGACTGGCGGCCCGGCTTCCGCTGCCCTTCCGGCTGGCCGCCCGTGACGCCTCCCGCCATCGTGGTCGTACGGCCTCCGCCGTCGCCGCGGTCATGACCGCGGCGGCCGCGGTCGTCGCGGTGGGGATCGCGGGCAACAGCGACTTCGCCGCGAGACGGGACGCCTTCCAGGCAGCCGTCCCGGCCGGAACCACGATGATCAAGGCCGGCGGCCTCGCGGACGATCAATGGGCCGGGCTGAGGGCGGCCACCGAGCGGAAGCTGCGAGGAGTGCCGCTGATCGAGGCCGCCGAGATCCGGAACACCAGAGGCGCCACCCTCCAGCTGACCCCCCTGAGAACCTCCGGGAGCAGGCTGCGGTTCTTCGGCCACTCCGGCGGCCCCAGATATCTGCCGATCGGGGACGAGCGACTGCTCACCTTCGTTCAGGGGCGGCGGGACCCGGTGGCGTCAGCCGCGTTGGCCTCGGGAAAGGCCGTGGTGTTCGACCCGGACCTGGTTCAGGACGGACAGCTGGCCCTGCTCGCGTCATCGTTCAGCGCGGAAGAGGAGACCGTCAAGATCACGATTCCCGCCGTCGTGGCCAGGGCCGCCGATCCTCAGTACGCCATCGCGGTGCTGCCTGTCTCCGTCGTCCGGGGCACCGGGCTGGAGACGAGGCCCGGCAGCCTGTACATCGACCCGATCTCCTACCGGCCCACCCCTCAGCAGGAGCTTGAGCTGGTATGGGACCTGAGAAAGGTGGCCCCCGGGGTCGGGATCCAGGTCGAGGGCGGATTCCAGGAAAATATCGACCCCCAGCTGTGGCTGCTCCTGGGGGCGGCCCTCGTCCTGGTGCTGGGCGGGACGTTCGTCGCCACCGGGCTCGCGGCGGCCGACATGCGGCCCGACCTCGCGACGATGTCCGCCGTCGGAGCGCCGTCGGGCACACGCAGGCTCGTCGTGGCAGGGCAGGCCTGCTTCATCGCGGGACTCGGCGTGCTGATCGGGGCTGTGGCGGGATCCATGACCGGGGTCGCCCTGCTCTGGTCGACGATGAAGGACCGGATGCTGGGATACGAGACGGTTCTCACACCGACCAGCCATACGGAATCCTTCCCCGAGCTGACGACGGTCGAGATCCCCTGGCTCTTCCTCGCCGCGGTGGTGATCGGACTGCCGGTGCTGGCCGCGCTGGTGGCGGGGGCCTTCACCCGGACGAGGGTGGAGCTCACCCGTCGTCCCACTTGA
- a CDS encoding ABC transporter ATP-binding protein, translated as MSFDPVVRLADVTRVHGDGPQAVSALRGVSLDVAAGELVAVMGPSGSGKSTLLNLAGGLDLPTSGEVVVEGTPLAGLKAAALAALRRRRVGYVFQDLNLIPSLTAAENVMLPRELDGIKAKQARRDALEVLTEVGLAEVADRFPDEISGGQRQRVAIARALVGDRRLLLADEPTGALDTPTGDDILQLLRARCDAGAAVLLVTHEPRYAAWADRVVFLRDGEIADSTAALESVR; from the coding sequence ATGAGTTTCGATCCGGTTGTACGACTCGCGGACGTGACCCGCGTGCACGGTGACGGCCCGCAGGCCGTGTCGGCACTGCGGGGCGTGAGCCTGGACGTCGCGGCCGGCGAGCTGGTGGCGGTGATGGGTCCGTCGGGGTCGGGGAAGTCGACCCTGCTGAACCTGGCGGGCGGCCTCGACCTTCCCACCTCGGGTGAGGTCGTGGTGGAGGGCACGCCGCTGGCGGGTTTGAAGGCCGCCGCGCTGGCCGCGTTGCGCCGGCGTCGAGTGGGTTACGTCTTCCAGGATCTCAACCTGATCCCGTCGCTCACGGCGGCGGAGAACGTGATGCTCCCGCGCGAGTTGGACGGGATCAAGGCGAAGCAGGCCCGCCGCGATGCCCTGGAGGTGCTCACCGAGGTCGGTCTGGCGGAGGTCGCCGACCGGTTCCCCGACGAGATCTCCGGTGGCCAGCGCCAGCGGGTCGCGATCGCCCGCGCGCTGGTCGGGGACCGGCGGCTGCTTCTGGCCGACGAGCCCACCGGCGCGCTGGACACCCCGACCGGCGACGACATCCTGCAGCTTCTGCGCGCCCGTTGCGACGCGGGGGCGGCGGTGTTGCTGGTCACCCACGAGCCGCGTTACGCCGCCTGGGCCGACCGGGTGGTCTTCCTGCGCGACGGCGAGATCGCCGACTCCACCGCCGCCCTGGAAAGCGTCCGATGA
- a CDS encoding FtsX-like permease family protein: MSAFFAALRISRRGIGQARARSALIIVMIGLPVLLLTASATWQATGDVTLKEGLNWNIGAADAHVREAASTKPVKQSVDGAHSVAAKGRTAKYRNLTEQEILTLFGPGSRAVPTRVSLTGYRTAGVYREADVREIDLHDPITTGMYRLLSGRLPRTAGEVVASPGLKLPEGSTLTVNGRGAAVAVVGVVEPRRAPEELEIVAPPGAVFDGSSRVSTAWLIDTPAPVSWQRVREMNRQGVTVLSRGVIDAPPPSGNGPEDPLPHATGGTSRIVMAALAAVVVVLEVVFLAGPAFAVGIRRRRRELALIAAQGGSPRHLRGVVLADGLTLGLAASLIGVAGGIGVGAAVTPFVHRGPFEVPVGWVALAVLLGVASALLAAVVPAVQASRAVVPAAQASRADVAEVLAGRRGTVRERRGLPVLGLVLLLGAVAVVVAGTALSRHPSMRFLGLYEVGLLASAVLGQLGLVLLTPWLIGAAARLAARLPLPFRMAARDAARNRGRTAPAVAAVLAATAVFATVAVMSSSQNARVREQYMPSYVMGSTAVTSYEPDPALWNEIKRTTASTLPGVPLIEAGQLAGPDSRTVNVVVQRDCVGHCPLSFMRRWDVRVGGTDLLRYFLRGPDPAAEAALAAGKAVVFDPQALRDGMLVFTAELHKRTSHSVPAVVRRPPDGPLVTAVLPVSLAAKLGLTVRYDTLIADPAVLRTTPEQEERLRAAVRFAGSSASAEVERGFPSNLGVRLLTFVLGAAVLVLGGTFAATGLAAAEGRPDRATLAAVGAPGRVQRLLVAGQAAFISLLGVAGGILVGLILGVAGVIGDHARNRIPPMKPVIGMPPPMPVVLDVPWLMFGSVLVGLPLLAALVAGALTRTRAALTRRLT; encoded by the coding sequence GTGAGCGCTTTTTTCGCCGCGCTCCGGATCTCCCGCCGGGGGATCGGGCAGGCCAGAGCACGCAGCGCGCTCATCATCGTCATGATCGGCCTGCCTGTCCTGCTGCTCACGGCGAGCGCGACGTGGCAGGCCACCGGGGACGTCACCCTCAAGGAGGGGCTGAACTGGAACATCGGCGCGGCCGACGCCCACGTCCGGGAGGCGGCATCCACCAAGCCGGTGAAGCAGAGCGTCGACGGAGCTCACTCCGTCGCCGCGAAAGGCCGCACCGCCAAGTACAGGAACCTGACGGAGCAGGAGATCCTCACCCTTTTCGGGCCGGGCAGTCGTGCGGTCCCCACTCGCGTCTCCCTGACCGGCTACCGGACGGCCGGTGTCTACCGGGAGGCCGACGTCCGGGAGATCGACCTACACGACCCGATCACCACGGGCATGTACAGGCTTCTGTCCGGGCGCCTGCCGCGGACGGCGGGGGAGGTCGTGGCGAGCCCCGGTCTGAAGCTGCCGGAGGGAAGCACCCTCACGGTGAACGGCAGGGGAGCCGCCGTCGCCGTGGTCGGCGTCGTCGAACCCCGGCGCGCGCCCGAAGAGCTGGAGATCGTCGCGCCTCCGGGGGCCGTGTTCGACGGGAGCAGTCGGGTCAGCACGGCCTGGCTCATCGACACTCCCGCTCCCGTCTCCTGGCAGCGGGTTCGCGAGATGAACCGGCAGGGCGTCACGGTCCTCTCCCGAGGGGTGATCGACGCTCCGCCTCCCTCGGGGAACGGCCCGGAGGATCCCCTCCCCCATGCCACGGGAGGGACTTCCCGCATCGTGATGGCGGCCCTTGCCGCGGTCGTCGTCGTGCTGGAGGTCGTCTTCCTGGCCGGACCGGCGTTCGCCGTGGGCATCCGGCGCCGCCGGCGCGAGCTCGCGCTGATCGCCGCGCAGGGCGGTTCGCCCCGCCACCTGCGCGGCGTCGTCCTCGCCGACGGGCTCACCCTTGGGCTCGCGGCCTCCCTGATCGGAGTCGCGGGCGGGATCGGGGTCGGCGCGGCCGTCACGCCGTTCGTCCACCGGGGACCGTTCGAGGTGCCTGTCGGCTGGGTCGCGCTCGCCGTACTCCTGGGAGTGGCGAGCGCGCTGCTCGCGGCGGTCGTCCCCGCCGTCCAGGCGTCGCGGGCGGTCGTCCCCGCCGCCCAGGCGTCGCGGGCGGACGTGGCCGAGGTGCTGGCCGGTCGCCGGGGCACGGTCAGGGAACGCCGTGGTCTGCCGGTGCTGGGCCTGGTGCTGCTGCTGGGGGCGGTGGCGGTCGTCGTCGCCGGCACCGCCCTGTCGAGACACCCGTCCATGCGTTTCCTGGGACTGTACGAGGTCGGCCTGCTGGCGAGCGCGGTGCTCGGGCAGCTCGGGCTCGTCCTGCTGACGCCGTGGCTGATCGGCGCCGCGGCGCGCCTGGCCGCGCGACTGCCGCTGCCGTTCCGGATGGCCGCCCGGGACGCCGCGCGCAACCGGGGCCGCACGGCCCCCGCCGTGGCCGCGGTGCTCGCCGCCACCGCGGTCTTCGCCACGGTGGCGGTGATGAGCTCCAGTCAGAACGCCCGGGTGAGGGAGCAGTACATGCCCTCGTATGTGATGGGGAGCACGGCCGTGACCTCTTACGAGCCCGATCCCGCACTCTGGAACGAGATCAAACGAACCACCGCCTCCACCCTGCCGGGGGTGCCGCTGATCGAGGCCGGACAGCTCGCCGGGCCCGATTCCCGAACTGTCAACGTCGTGGTCCAGCGTGACTGCGTGGGGCACTGCCCGCTGTCCTTCATGAGGCGCTGGGACGTGCGGGTGGGCGGGACCGACCTGCTCCGCTATTTCCTGCGCGGCCCCGACCCCGCCGCGGAGGCCGCCCTCGCGGCGGGCAAGGCGGTGGTGTTCGATCCTCAGGCGCTGCGCGACGGGATGCTGGTCTTCACCGCCGAGCTTCACAAGCGCACCTCGCACTCGGTGCCCGCCGTCGTCCGGCGCCCCCCGGACGGGCCGCTGGTGACCGCGGTACTGCCCGTGTCGCTGGCGGCGAAGCTCGGCCTCACCGTCAGGTATGACACCCTCATCGCCGATCCGGCCGTGCTGCGCACGACGCCGGAGCAGGAGGAGCGGCTGCGGGCCGCCGTACGGTTCGCCGGCTCCTCGGCCTCCGCCGAGGTCGAGCGGGGCTTCCCGAGCAACCTCGGCGTGAGGTTGCTCACCTTCGTTCTCGGCGCCGCCGTTCTGGTTCTCGGGGGCACGTTCGCCGCGACGGGGCTGGCCGCGGCGGAGGGGCGCCCCGATCGGGCCACGTTGGCGGCGGTGGGCGCGCCGGGCCGCGTCCAGCGGCTTCTCGTCGCGGGGCAGGCCGCGTTCATCTCCCTCCTGGGCGTGGCGGGAGGAATCCTCGTCGGGCTGATCTTGGGCGTGGCGGGTGTCATCGGTGACCATGCTCGTAACCGGATTCCCCCGATGAAGCCGGTGATCGGCATGCCGCCCCCGATGCCCGTCGTGCTCGACGTGCCCTGGCTCATGTTCGGGAGCGTGCTGGTCGGCCTGCCGCTTCTGGCGGCCCTGGTGGCGGGGGCCCTCACCCGGACGAGGGCGGCGCTCACCCGCCGCCTCACCTGA
- a CDS encoding PadR family transcriptional regulator, with amino-acid sequence MAIRQGLLALLSQGPRYGYQLRAEFEASTGASWPLNIGQVYTTLSRLERDGLVSPGEQDEQGRVVYAITEAGRAEMERWFGTPVAQADRPRDELVIKLAMAVTARADVRPVIQAQRTATMRTLQELTRAKRANDGGPAQRLVLDSMIFQAEAEQRWLDHCEAVLAASPHTQETQQ; translated from the coding sequence ATGGCGATCCGACAGGGACTGCTCGCTCTGCTGAGTCAGGGACCCCGCTACGGCTACCAGTTGCGCGCCGAGTTCGAGGCGTCGACAGGGGCGTCCTGGCCGCTCAACATCGGCCAGGTCTACACGACGCTCTCCCGACTGGAGCGCGACGGTCTGGTGAGTCCCGGCGAGCAGGACGAGCAGGGCCGGGTCGTCTACGCGATCACCGAGGCCGGTCGAGCCGAGATGGAGCGATGGTTCGGCACCCCCGTCGCCCAGGCCGACCGGCCCCGGGACGAACTGGTCATCAAGCTCGCCATGGCGGTCACCGCGAGGGCGGACGTGCGGCCGGTCATCCAGGCCCAGCGCACCGCGACCATGCGCACGCTGCAGGAGCTCACCCGCGCCAAACGCGCGAACGACGGCGGACCGGCACAGCGGCTGGTGCTGGACTCGATGATCTTTCAGGCCGAGGCCGAACAGCGCTGGCTCGATCACTGCGAGGCCGTACTGGCGGCCTCCCCCCACACGCAGGAGACACAACAATGA
- a CDS encoding DUF1707 and FHA domain-containing protein, translating to MSSTHPPSRASDGDRDRAINELRDRAVEGHLSHDTFLGRIDMALRARSQGELDNLVADLPQRGRFRRMVTEVVSSASDFTKRVESAWRRPRLPRLALPGDGRTRYVVGRGSACDLVLADLTVSRVHAELRRDEENWILVDLGSLNGTRLNDWRLVGPARVRPGDVISFGDCGFVVITPQLI from the coding sequence ATGAGCTCGACGCATCCTCCGTCCCGCGCATCCGACGGGGATCGTGATCGTGCGATCAACGAGCTCCGCGACCGTGCCGTCGAGGGGCATCTGTCACATGACACGTTCCTCGGTCGCATCGACATGGCGCTGCGCGCACGCAGCCAGGGCGAGCTCGACAACCTGGTCGCCGACCTCCCGCAACGCGGCCGGTTCCGCCGCATGGTCACCGAGGTCGTCTCCTCGGCCTCCGATTTCACCAAGCGTGTGGAGTCCGCCTGGCGACGTCCCCGACTGCCCAGGCTGGCGCTGCCCGGCGACGGCCGCACCCGCTACGTGGTGGGCCGCGGCTCCGCCTGCGACCTGGTCCTGGCCGACCTGACCGTCTCCCGGGTGCACGCCGAGCTCCGCCGCGACGAGGAGAACTGGATCCTTGTCGACCTCGGCTCACTCAACGGCACCCGGCTGAACGACTGGCGCCTGGTCGGACCGGCGAGGGTCCGGCCGGGCGACGTCATCTCCTTCGGCGACTGCGGCTTTGTGGTGATCACCCCTCAGCTGATCTGA
- a CDS encoding MFS transporter, whose translation MLFLPKLWDVFINPWVGQRSDRTASRLGPRRPWMLLGALTLPVTFALTFAGPPLTGMPAALYVAVFYFLTATAYAFYEVPYKAMGTEMTEDYHERSAILQWKMVFVGLAILLSGALAPALAGDDASGYRMMGLVIGAALLASMLATFFGTARAPMVVRATAEPSIRAQFAAARSSRPFMALLGLSCAQMFAAGTMLAGTPYLATYILKEPSATTTLLLCIVGPLLVTMPLWVWLSRRYDKRGAMFLGSVLFLVGAIGMAFAGQFGSVYAHLCVLVIGIGYAGWQMLQFSMLSDVIVYDAMVTGKQRAGVFTGLWTAAETVFFALGALVLSWLLGVAGFVESDPSAPVAQPDAAITAALYGTTLVPALVVVISVVLTTRYPLTAKKLESGDVRSAEG comes from the coding sequence GTGCTCTTCCTCCCCAAGCTCTGGGACGTGTTCATCAATCCCTGGGTTGGCCAGCGCTCCGACCGCACGGCCTCCCGTCTCGGCCCGCGCCGTCCGTGGATGCTCCTGGGCGCGCTCACCCTTCCCGTGACGTTCGCGCTCACCTTCGCCGGCCCGCCGCTCACCGGCATGCCCGCCGCGCTGTACGTCGCCGTCTTCTACTTCCTCACCGCGACGGCCTACGCCTTCTACGAGGTGCCCTACAAGGCGATGGGCACCGAGATGACCGAGGACTACCACGAGCGCTCGGCGATCCTCCAGTGGAAGATGGTCTTCGTCGGTCTCGCGATCCTGCTGTCCGGGGCTCTCGCGCCGGCGCTCGCGGGCGACGACGCCTCCGGCTACCGGATGATGGGCCTGGTCATCGGGGCCGCGCTGCTGGCGTCGATGCTCGCCACCTTCTTCGGTACGGCCCGCGCCCCGATGGTCGTGCGGGCCACGGCGGAGCCGTCGATCAGGGCCCAGTTCGCCGCGGCGCGATCGAGCAGGCCGTTCATGGCGCTGCTCGGCCTGAGCTGCGCCCAGATGTTCGCGGCCGGAACCATGCTGGCCGGAACGCCGTACCTGGCCACCTACATTCTCAAGGAGCCCTCGGCCACCACCACGCTCCTGCTGTGCATCGTCGGTCCGCTGCTGGTCACGATGCCGCTGTGGGTGTGGTTGTCCAGGCGTTACGACAAGCGCGGGGCGATGTTCCTCGGATCGGTCCTGTTCCTGGTGGGCGCGATCGGGATGGCCTTCGCCGGCCAGTTCGGCTCGGTGTACGCGCACCTGTGCGTGCTGGTCATCGGCATCGGCTACGCCGGGTGGCAGATGCTGCAGTTCTCGATGCTGTCGGACGTGATCGTCTACGACGCGATGGTCACCGGCAAGCAGCGGGCCGGGGTCTTCACCGGGCTCTGGACAGCCGCCGAGACCGTGTTCTTCGCGCTCGGCGCGCTGGTGCTCAGCTGGCTGCTCGGCGTGGCCGGATTCGTCGAGTCCGATCCCTCCGCGCCGGTCGCGCAGCCGGACGCGGCGATCACGGCCGCGCTGTACGGCACGACGCTGGTGCCCGCGCTCGTCGTCGTGATCAGCGTCGTGCTGACGACGCGCTACCCCCTGACGGCGAAGAAGCTCGAATCGGGAGACGTCAGATCAGCTGAGGGGTGA
- a CDS encoding FtsX-like permease family protein: protein MSALFAALRISRRGIGRARARSALIIVMIGLPILALTAVLTVDVTRDMKPRERLTMDLGAADAKVTDRAAEPIRQDVTGNAWEPQRDRPLRERSQAEIQAVIGSGRLIPMSEDFTEYRNGTDYASVGVREVDLRDPMTAGMYPLLRGRHPQTVDEVVVTAFLKVEVGSTIRYTRDDVPKRVVGVVVKQPDRFNIEIIGLPGSLIPVRTTTPVEASGAAERSWLVDTPAPITWNETRRINRAGVTVLSRAVLEDPPSVGDGPAQAIREWLDSRGVNGFLVGVMGVTLAVIEVVLLAGPAFAVGLRRRRRELALISAQGGSARHLKLVVLADGLTLGLAAAVLGITGGVGTARAITSYLGVWPLGEMGPFEVPAVQIALVAVLGVFSGVAAAVVPAVQAARADVMAALTGRRAEVRDRAGWPLLGLILLVVGLGAMIYGIWVSDAVVLFGAVLGLLGLVMVTPRLVRLIGGLAGGLPLPFRLAARDASRNRGRTAPAIVAVLAAAAAFSAFAVGIASERRAFEEHYRMLYPMGATAVFGKDVTEESWKKIRPIVEGALPGVPLMEAYTAVDADDRGVAFQQMDGACSRCTTSTSGFGYLPAGGPDLLRLLLGRTDRAAETALAEGKMVIFNPKAVRDGMIRLNLSTWTSDELKERIIAVPAVVATVKGPFNVLGVMPVEVITKEGFTAKLSHLIVDPAVARLTPEQEQRLSGPVRAVTPKVAVQTERGSRRDDRPDLILWVMAAFASVVVLGGTFTAVGLAAADARSDLDTLSAIGARPGTRRLVAAGQAAFIVGLGVPLGLLVGLVPGFALASQASLRRDATQEIGLNGVPFEKMGVILSVPWPNLLAVGIGLPLAVALIAMAFARTRTTLTRRMG from the coding sequence ATGAGCGCCCTTTTCGCAGCTCTGCGCATCTCCCGCCGCGGAATCGGGCGGGCCAGGGCGCGCAGCGCGCTCATCATCGTGATGATCGGCCTGCCCATACTCGCCCTCACCGCCGTGTTGACCGTGGACGTCACCCGGGACATGAAGCCAAGGGAGCGGCTGACCATGGACCTGGGCGCGGCCGACGCCAAGGTGACGGACAGGGCCGCGGAGCCGATCCGGCAGGACGTGACAGGCAACGCCTGGGAGCCCCAACGTGACAGGCCGCTGCGAGAGCGGTCCCAGGCGGAGATCCAGGCCGTGATCGGATCCGGTCGGCTCATCCCGATGAGTGAAGATTTCACGGAGTACCGGAACGGGACCGACTACGCCAGCGTGGGAGTCAGGGAGGTGGATCTGCGCGACCCGATGACGGCAGGGATGTACCCGCTCCTGCGGGGGCGCCACCCGCAGACCGTCGACGAGGTGGTCGTCACCGCCTTCCTGAAGGTAGAAGTCGGCTCGACGATCCGCTACACCCGCGACGATGTGCCCAAACGGGTGGTGGGGGTGGTGGTCAAACAGCCGGATCGCTTCAACATTGAGATCATCGGACTGCCCGGCTCACTGATCCCCGTCCGCACCACGACCCCTGTCGAAGCATCTGGGGCGGCCGAACGGTCCTGGCTGGTGGACACCCCGGCGCCGATCACCTGGAACGAGACGCGTCGGATCAATCGGGCAGGTGTGACCGTGCTGTCGCGAGCGGTGCTGGAGGACCCGCCGTCCGTGGGTGACGGGCCGGCGCAGGCCATCAGGGAATGGCTGGACAGCAGGGGGGTCAACGGTTTCCTCGTAGGCGTCATGGGAGTGACGCTGGCCGTGATCGAGGTTGTGCTGCTGGCCGGGCCCGCCTTCGCCGTCGGACTGCGGCGCCGTCGCAGGGAACTCGCGCTCATCTCCGCCCAGGGCGGCTCGGCCCGCCACCTCAAGCTGGTCGTGCTGGCCGACGGGCTGACCCTGGGATTGGCCGCCGCGGTGCTCGGCATTACTGGAGGAGTCGGCACCGCCAGAGCGATCACGTCATACCTCGGGGTCTGGCCGCTCGGCGAGATGGGGCCGTTCGAGGTGCCCGCCGTACAGATCGCACTGGTCGCGGTGCTCGGCGTGTTCAGCGGGGTGGCGGCAGCCGTGGTGCCCGCCGTGCAGGCCGCTCGGGCGGACGTGATGGCGGCGCTCACCGGGCGGCGGGCTGAGGTGCGCGACCGCGCCGGATGGCCGCTGCTCGGTCTGATCCTGCTGGTGGTGGGGCTCGGGGCGATGATCTACGGGATCTGGGTAAGTGACGCGGTGGTTCTCTTCGGTGCGGTGCTCGGGCTGCTCGGCCTGGTCATGGTGACGCCCCGGCTGGTCCGGCTGATCGGCGGGCTGGCCGGAGGGCTCCCGCTGCCCTTCCGGCTGGCCGCCCGCGACGCCTCCCGCAACCGCGGTCGTACGGCCCCCGCCATCGTGGCGGTGCTGGCCGCCGCGGCGGCGTTCAGCGCGTTCGCCGTCGGCATCGCCAGCGAGCGGAGAGCGTTCGAGGAGCACTACCGGATGCTCTATCCGATGGGCGCCACGGCGGTCTTCGGAAAAGACGTCACCGAGGAGTCCTGGAAGAAGATCCGGCCGATCGTCGAGGGGGCGCTCCCCGGCGTGCCGCTGATGGAGGCCTACACCGCTGTCGACGCCGACGACAGGGGGGTGGCGTTCCAGCAAATGGACGGAGCGTGCAGCCGCTGCACGACCTCGACATCGGGGTTCGGCTACCTTCCGGCTGGCGGGCCCGACCTACTCCGCCTCCTGCTGGGCCGTACCGATCGGGCGGCCGAGACGGCGTTGGCGGAGGGGAAAATGGTGATCTTCAATCCGAAGGCGGTCAGGGACGGCATGATCCGTCTCAACCTCTCGACGTGGACGTCGGACGAGCTGAAGGAGCGGATTATCGCCGTGCCCGCGGTGGTGGCCACAGTCAAGGGGCCGTTCAACGTGCTCGGCGTGATGCCGGTCGAGGTGATCACCAAGGAGGGGTTCACCGCCAAGCTGAGCCACCTCATCGTGGATCCGGCGGTCGCCCGCCTGACCCCGGAGCAGGAGCAGCGTCTCAGCGGGCCGGTGCGCGCCGTCACCCCCAAGGTCGCGGTCCAGACCGAACGGGGGAGCCGGCGGGATGACAGGCCTGACCTCATCCTGTGGGTCATGGCGGCCTTCGCCTCCGTGGTGGTGCTCGGCGGCACGTTCACCGCCGTGGGGCTGGCCGCGGCGGACGCCCGGTCCGACCTTGACACCCTCTCGGCGATCGGGGCGAGGCCCGGGACCCGCAGGCTGGTGGCGGCCGGGCAGGCGGCGTTCATCGTCGGACTCGGCGTGCCCCTCGGCCTGCTCGTCGGGCTGGTCCCCGGGTTCGCGCTGGCGAGCCAGGCGAGCCTGCGACGTGACGCCACGCAGGAGATCGGGCTCAACGGGGTCCCGTTCGAGAAGATGGGCGTCATCCTCAGCGTGCCGTGGCCGAATCTCCTCGCCGTGGGCATCGGCCTGCCGCTGGCGGTGGCACTGATCGCGATGGCGTTCGCCAGGACCAGGACCACGCTGACCCGCCGGATGGGGTAG